In Candidatus Methylomirabilota bacterium, the following proteins share a genomic window:
- the ftcD gene encoding glutamate formimidoyltransferase produces MRQPVIECVPNVSEGRDPARLARFAAAIRDVDGVRLMNIHADPDHHRSVYSFLGRAEAVAAAALALADAVMETIDLRHHRGEHPRLGALDVVPFVPLVDATMDEAVALARRVGRAIAERHHVPVFYYGHAATRAARRRLPDVRGRGYEALAERLRAGDEPDAGPARFDPGPGAVIVGARDILIAFNVWLDGDDVAAARAIAASVRESGGGLPAVQALGVRLITRGVAQVSMNLLDHRVTPIPVAFDRVRAEAARRGIGLLRAELVGVAPRAAFAGRTPASVGLPDFSPELFLDTHLPERGPAGA; encoded by the coding sequence GTGCGCCAGCCCGTGATCGAGTGCGTGCCCAACGTGAGCGAAGGACGCGACCCCGCCCGCCTGGCCCGCTTCGCCGCCGCCATCCGGGACGTCGATGGTGTCCGGCTCATGAACATCCATGCGGACCCCGATCACCACCGCTCGGTCTACTCGTTCCTCGGACGCGCGGAGGCCGTGGCGGCCGCCGCGCTGGCCCTGGCCGACGCGGTGATGGAGACGATCGACCTGCGGCACCATCGCGGCGAGCATCCCCGTCTGGGAGCCCTGGACGTCGTGCCGTTCGTGCCGCTGGTCGACGCCACGATGGACGAGGCCGTGGCCCTGGCCCGCCGGGTCGGGCGCGCCATCGCGGAGCGCCACCATGTGCCCGTCTTCTATTACGGGCACGCCGCCACCCGGGCGGCCCGGCGGCGCCTGCCCGACGTGCGCGGCCGCGGCTACGAGGCGCTGGCCGAACGCCTACGCGCCGGCGACGAGCCCGACGCCGGACCGGCCCGCTTCGATCCCGGCCCCGGCGCGGTGATCGTGGGCGCCCGGGACATCCTGATCGCCTTCAACGTCTGGCTCGACGGCGACGACGTCGCCGCGGCGCGGGCCATCGCCGCGTCGGTGCGCGAGTCGGGTGGCGGACTGCCTGCCGTGCAGGCGCTCGGGGTGCGGCTGATCACCCGTGGGGTGGCTCAGGTGTCGATGAACTTGCTCGATCACCGGGTGACGCCGATCCCGGTGGCCTTCGACCGAGTCCGCGCCGAAGCGGCCCGGCGCGGCATCGGGCTCCTCCGAGCCGAGCTGGTGGGCGTCGCCCCCCGGGCCGCCTTCGCCGGACGCACGCCGGCCAG